The region TCCTCTTCATTCTATGCACAATCATCTATTGACTCAGAAATTGATTTGGCGGACGTCGAAACTTACACACGCCCACAAAGACAACCCAATGATCCCCATTTTGATCCCCCATATCCCAACGACGCCCCGTTTAGAGAGAAATCATTTGTGAAACGCCTCATCAATTTTACGACCAAGCATAAACGCGAGGGGCTTTTTAACGCCGTCGGAAAACACATCCTATCACATCTAGAGTTTGGGGGTTGTTTAGCAGACTATCGTGGTTTGAATTTGCGATATAATAGGCTCCGTGCGCtggaggatgtggatgagatCAAGGCCATGGTGGAGGGTCATCCGGCTGGCGCGTATGCAAGGGTTCGGTTTGTGAATTACTATACGTTGTCTCCTGGTCGGCCGaaagcagccaaggcagAGGACGTTGCGACCCAGGGGACTGAAGCCACGAGTGACTGGGCAGAACTGCAACTTGCAGAGTTGGATATTCAGGATACGCATGCTGAGCCCAGTGTTGCTGATACTGAGATATCAGATACGCCAGAGAAACGGGTTGACGAGTCCATTGagtttgaagaagagaacCCCGCCCCTCAAACGACTGACGGGCCAGGGGTCAATTCCTCACCAGATTCACAAGACCAGCCTGAAGGTGAACTCTCACCACTCAACACCCCCAACTTATCTACAGATGAACATGATACTCGCCCCATATCAATGCAGGACATAGAACCCATTCCTCTTACGGAATCCGAGACGCTAGAATCCCAAAGTCAAGATGCGACAGTTACAGACGACCTCGATCTCCCACCGATCCCGGATCTTCCACGCAAGCCTACCCTCCCAGATCTAGACGCTACGTTGGATAAAGACGCAAAACACCAGGCCGAGAAAGAAACAAGACGTATTGAAAAAGCCTACACACAAGCTGTCAAAGACCGCGCCAAAGCTATCCAGGAAAGAGAGAAGTTACTTGAAAAGAGACGCAAAAGGGCTGCCAAAGATGCAGAGAAACAGGCTAAAGAAGCTGAGAGGCTACGACTGAAGCAGGtgaaagaagatgaaaaaaGGCGAATTCGAGAAGAGGACAGGCCCAGCGAAAGCGTATCTTCCGAAGTGACGCAGCCGAACCAGGATGGATCCGAGGAGGGCAAAAAGccgaagaagttgaagaaattctGCACTCTGCCGAGTAAACGAGAAGGGGCAAGAGACCCAACGTGGGTGGATGTATATATGGACGGAATGGACGAAGTTGGTGCGCATTGTGGTTTATTCTTCTCGGGGCCGCATTATGATAAATTGGTTGGGGATGTGGGGAGTCGGATTGCACAGTGGGTTGAGGATGATCTGACCAAGAGGGCTATATTGGAGGTTGACTGATGGATATTGATTGGAATTTGGAAGCGTATACATAACACTGCTGGCGTGACGTACACGGCTCATGCTGGATATAATGACATCTCGTACTGATGAATCGAAATACCCCGCCCGTTCATCAAGGTTTCACATAATCATTACTATTATCACTGAGTCTTGCAGCATCCAACTGTGTTAACAAGGCAGCATTTGTATATCACTGTCTACATGGTATCTATCATTCAAAAATAAAATCACTCGCTGAGCTGTGCGTTACTAATACAAATCAAGTTCTCGTAACTGGACCACCAGGTCCTTTTTCTCGCCCTCATCCACGTCTATCCCTTTCAAAACTCCGTCATTATCACCATCCCCCGCAAAAGATTCACACTCAATAGCCACGGCGCCGAGCCGTACCCAcggtccttcttcttcccaaGCAGTCCTCGCACATATCAATGCCGTAGCTGCACAATCGTCCTCCTTCCAACGCCGTCCCGAAACAAGAACTcccaaacatttgaactccCGCTTCGGATCCATCCCTTTTTGCTCCGATGTCAACGACGCAGAAACCATTGCCTCCACGAGCGCCCTATTACCCCTCGACAGAGCCACGTCCTTCAACTTCGCCAGCCGTGTGTCCGGATCAACGGTAAAGCTGAGGTCGAAGCAAAACGTCTCCAATCGCAGAAACGTAATAGCGTCATCTTTGCGGGCTATAGCGTCCCCGTCAATCTCCCAGGACAAAACCATGCCGTCCTTGAACCCGACAGAGATCTCCATCCGAGGGGCAGCAGAAACACCATCTAGAATGGGGGACGTGTTGCCGACGAGATTAAAGGAGAATCTGTTATCCACCGGCGTAAGCCCTTCTCGAAGGTTCCAAGCCAGCCACGTCCATGAAGGGAAGGAATTCGTTCTGTAACATGAGGGCTCGGTTGGTGTTTCGAATGACCCCGTCCAATCACAGATCCACCCTAAGCTGGTGGCCAGACGATCAGTTTCGCTGACAACCCTACTCGTTACGAAATCGTCGGGATGAAACAGTGGCAGGCCGAGGAAATGTTTCACCGCGAGGCCGTCCATGCGCGCGTATTCTCCGAGCAGTGCCTTGAAGGCATCGAGCCGTTCCTCGTTATTAGTCAGATCGCGACACATGTAAGCTTTGATGAGGTCCTTGAACTGGCCGGACTGCTTGGGACAGCCGTCACCGATGGGGAATATGCGGCCGAGGGTGACGGATGGCGCGAGACGAAGCGGGAGGGAGATGGACTCGTGGCAGTGGAGTGTGCGGCACTGGAAGTATATCTGGGACGGGGTAAAGATTAGTCGGCGGCGCGAGAGGAGGCCTTCTTGGAATGTCCATGCGCGGGAGGCCCATTTTGAGGATGCGACTTCGAGATCTGGGCGGATGAGTGAGGTTGTGTAGAGGCCGGTTTTGGTCTTCAAGGAGAGTTGGTCTTCGCGTGGGGTGCTGAGGCCTGGGATGCCGGTGAGGGTGGTGTCTTCTGCGGCGATGATGAGAGTTAGTGATGAGCGAGAGTATATCTCGCCCATGAGATCGATTTGCTTTCTGCGTTCCAGCGGGGAGACTTGTAGGCAGAAGCGGTCGATCCATAGATATTGGAAGCcgagggtggtggtgaaggcgATGGCGTCGGCGAACAACGACGGCACACTTTCTGGCAAGTGTCCATCCGAGTCAAGTAATAATGCAGAGTGGTCGAACGGCATATCAGGCGATGAATCTAGCCCCGTCTGCGACCAGACGTAGCTCAATGTGAGATATTCCATCTTCCCCAAGCCACGATGCTCAACTTCGTCTGCTGCAACGACACGCATCTCATTGCAATCAATCAACCGCAAACCTTCGACAGCCTTCACTGGCGCCGTACATCCAGCTCCTACATGATTCGTACTGCAATAATCCAACCATGCCCTCGGCAGCGCGGGATTGATCATCGGCGACACCAATCGTCCCCGTatcctcgccttctccccATCCCCAGCCAAGTACGTTGCCATGCCGTCATCTtcgccctcctccgccttgAGCAAATATCCCCACGgcaagctcttcttcttggtcatgacctccatcaacaccgaACCCGCAAGCTCATGCCTctccccaacgccatccAACCGCTCAAACGCCTGCCGAATGCGCAAATACGGATGAAACTTGGCCGTGCCATCGCCCACAGCCGGAATAGGCCCAATCATGGCTCTAAAGAAGACGCAAAAGGGACACTGCGGCGCACCAGGCGGCGTCTGACCCTTCATCCCTGGGACGTCTGCATCCGCcggcggtgatggcggcAAACTAGGCGGCGGAACAAGAACATGCGAAAGCGGCACCCACGGCCTCGGCTGCCCTTGTTTCCAGTCCAGCAGCTGTGGGAAGTCAATGGCCACGCATCGCGGGCACGTCTTTGTGAGAAACTGTTTCCGCGCGCTCTGCTCGGAGGCGTCGCTTATTCCCGACGACGCATCATCCCGGACATTGATGTGTATGTGaatgtggctgttgcttgcatttgcatcaaGAGACCCATCCGCCACGATGCACCCGCCGCTTACACCGTTCCTCAACTCGCGATGTGTCCTCCCCAACGCAACTTTGCTGCCTGTGCCTCGTCGCGAACTAGACGGTAGCTGGTGAAATCCCGTGGCCGGAGgtccagatccagatccagatcccgaagcaccagcagcagtagGCGTGCCTGCGCGCCGTCGATGCCGCTCCGAGTCCGAATCTGCATCGTCCGGCCGTCGCCGAGACAGTATCCGCgaaagcttcttcatcgcctTGCCACGGGGGGCTGtactttcttttttgctgctttggaCTTGTCAACGGGACTTAGCCCATGGCGTCACATTTCTCCCCGGCTTCTGCATGTACAAGGGGTGGAACCGGTTATTCCTTCgcaaaaaacaaaaaaaggaggggaaaagaagaaatgagctgagaaaggaagaaaaaaaataGCAAGACACTTTGGAAATAACCCCCCAAACTTTCGGATATTATGGAGTCGTGTGGCGATCAATAAATTGTAACCGACGCCGCAAGCCCGTCAGTCTGCGCCCACTCATTCAGCCCAGCATTTTTTTCGCTTTCCATCAATTGGCGGCGGCTCCAATGACTTGTCAATGGCTGGTAATCTGGGTTTGCAGGCATTAGTTATTGTCATGCCCATTTAATCGGGGCAAAGCAAAGGCTGCTTGGTCTCCGAATGGGCCATTTCACCCGATTTGAATGGGGCCCTGGACAAAGTCTCAAGCTGAGCATTGTGTCCGCCAGCGCTAAAATTACATCCAGGAAAAAAAAGGGGTCCAGGTTCTTGTCGGGAATGGTCGttcaaggcaccagaccagatgagatggaagacGCCAGAGCAGACGGATGAAGAACCAGCCGTTGGGCGTTTTTGGCGCTTGGGGGCTTGCAAAGTATCCCTGTCGGAATCTTCACCACCTTGCGCCGCTGTCCTTCCCCTTTCCCAAGGATGAACTAGGCTTGGTTTGTGTTGTCTTGGATGATTTACAGGACGCCATAGGGTTTTGATGGGGAAGTTGGGATTCTTTTGGCCCCGTCGCTACGTCCGGAGGGCACCACCCGTCGCAGAGGCCATGACATTTTCGCAGACACATGTGGCAGGGTTGTGTATTCAGGCATTGTGGTTCATGCAGACGGGGGTTttgacaaggttggcaaggTAGGACAAAGTCACTGACAGATGGTAATTTCGCTGCCGCAAGACAGCTCCGCACATGGCAAATCATGGGTCAGTGTCAATACATCGTTGAAAGGGGAAATGAGAGGTTTAATTTGTTTTTGTAGTTGAAGCTAATTCGCCATCATGAACCGGGTACAGCATTTCTACACATAGGACAGGGTATTGTCATCATTGAGCTTTCCAGCAACCCCAAGGCGAGCTTCACCACCAGAAACACAGGGTCCACGTGCCACAATCTGCAAAAGTTAGCCATGTATCAAGCAATCTAACATAGGGCTGAGACGGGGGCAGGCTAGTAAGGTTGCGTTACATACCTCGCCTTCAATGATATCATCCGTAGTCTTGTGCGCGCCCATGTCTTTGAGGTAAATCTCAACCGAGGACGGTGGGACACCGAAATGAGCCTTGACGTTGGGTGTGATTCTGTAATCAAACAGGGCAGTTTGTGCAACGGAGCCAGCAACTCTCGCCGCCGTCAGGGCATACACGAGCCTTGCGCCAAGGTACACTCTCAAATCGGACACTACCTGTGATGAAAGGAGTGGTGTATCGCCACCAACACGCTCGGCTACGTACACAAGGCGCAACTTGCCTGGTGTCGTGCCCACATGAGGCCGTGCCCCGGCAGCGAAAGCAGACAAAACGTTAGTTGCAGCATGGACACCACGTTGTGTAAGAGTGTTGGTAGCCAGGGAGTGTGACAGCTTGCCGAGACCACCACCCAGGCGGCGGGTGGATTCTTCATGGGTTCGCAGCAAGGTTGCTGGGCTGGCGACAATGACCGTGGGCGCTACACCCTGTGTGGCGAGGACGAGATCTGGTGATCGGCCGGCTACGGAATTAAATGCCACTGACGCGTTGGAGTGCAATGCCGCGAGTGTTAGTGTCAACGTGTACATGTTAGAGAGCGAGTCGGCTGGGAGGAACAGGTCGGCTTGTGTGAGACGTTCCCGGCTTGGTATGGCCGCAATTTGGCCAGATATGCCGGACACCACATTCGCCTGTGTGAAGCGCACCATTTCTTCCAATTCGccttgcttgccttgccagAATGTCACAATATCACCAGGGGCGTTTGCCTTGTCATCAGATGAAGGAAGCTCGGTTGCAGCGGCCGCGGGTGTGTCGTTTAAGAGATCCTGCCAGGTGGTTACGTTGACGGCAGAGCCCATGCCCTCGGGGACGTCATTCCAATCCATGTGACGGCTGCCCTCATCCACGACCCAAATGAGCTGCCGGAGGGATGGATACGCTTTGACCACGGTATCGAGCGGGAATGAGCCTGTGGCAGTGACGACGGTGTCGACGGCGGAGCGACGCAGCATGGAGATGAGTTCCGAGTCGCTTACATCAAAGGGAATGAGGACCGCCGTGAGGTTCGGGTAGAACGAGCATGCGAGCAAAGTAATGAGATGCTCGATGGAGTTGGGGAGATAGATGGCAACCTTGATAGAGCCTTGTTCAGCAACGTATCGACCGATAATGTTGATCTGGCGGTTGATTTCTTCTGCACGTTGTCTTAGTAAATCATGCGTCCAAAAACTCTTACGATATGTCAGGCTTGGGGGAATAAAACAAACGCACCCATCTTGTGTTCAACCACGTTCTCTGATCCCAATACAGTTAGCAAACGCCCTCGAGCAGTGGCGTCCCCGCTCACTGCCTTTCTCCAGACATCTCGCAAGTCGCCATCCCGCCCACGGGAGAACTTAGGCGCGCCAGGATCCTTGACATTCAAACCAGCGTTCAAAGGCATGCCATGCGGTGCAGACTGCGAACGATATACGGCACTTTCGCCTTCGTTACGGACCGACGATGACATAGACTGTCTGGCAAGCAGCAGCGGGTGAGCATCGGGTTCGGTGGCAGACATGATGCGGTAGGTTACGAGAATGACGAGCGTGGTCGCCAGGGCCGTTGAATAGCCATTCCATTGTGAGAGGAGATCCGTGATGGATGAGTCGAGCGATTCGAGCAGACCCATTGTGCAAAGTTGTGCGCAAAGCGACTTTATTGTCACAGCGGTACGCAGCGACAGATGGATTCAGAACTGGTTGCTCGCACAGGCAGCAGATTGCTGGTGCAATCTGCGAGAGGAAGTTGGAGATGCGGCACTCGAGGAGGTCGGGAAAGGCGGGTAGGTAGATTTAGTCGTGGTGTTCAAGTTGGTTTGGCTCCCGAAGCCAACGGGGACGGAGGTGGGGGAACTGCCCACAAGCACGCTGAGCTGCAATGAgctcgagtctggtctggtcaatcaaATGTGAGATTCGAGTGGCTGGGCTGCCTCACACAgtcttgaccttgagctgATTGCTCCTCTGTGCTTCGCAGATCCTGATGGAAATTGGGCTGGAGCTTGTGCCACGTCGGGCGGAGGAGGAACAAGGAAGTTGAGCGGGGACAAACCAGGCACACAAAATGTTAAGACAGACTCGGGAATGAGTGCCGAATGGTCAGCCGATTctcaaccatccatccagtTGCTTGTCACAAATTGTCAAGTGCAACTTTGACGGCATCCGTCTTCTCCGTAGCAGCTTCACAAGAAAAGTTCTTACTACCGTGCGGCAGGGACGTCACGTAGCTCCTATTTGCATCAAATTCATGGATGCACTTCTGCTCTCTGTTTGTTTACGTGCATATGTGGTCTTAATGATGGCAAACTCGCACCTTGACAAAATAGGACAGCCTGTTCAGGATCCTACCCTGCAGTTGGGCAGCAAACATGTTGAGGTTTTCCTACACCCTGCGCCATACGTACTGCTGCTTTCCAACAGATGTATATTTTTATGAGTGTCATATAATTATTCTCATATCTTACATGATTTGACTTGAGTGCAGATTCTAATGTTGCAAAGATGCTGAAGGCAGAATGGAATCGTGGAATGCGAAGAGACCAGGCCACTATTGCAAAAGTGGCATACAAGACTTCTTTGGTACATGAAAAACAGTAAAACAGCTTGTATGTGCCCAAAATCTTAATATTTTGTTTTCTGGGTACCTAGgcacctacctaggtaggtaatTAATTGAACAATCACGTACTGTGCCTAGATCTTTACTAAGGTGCCAACATGTTCCCCATGCAGCTCACGTTGAGAGGCAGTCGTTTgatacatgtctggtgtcttttCACGTCGTCAATTTTGGCTGCAAATCACCGACGGACGGGGATATACTACACGATACGGAGAAAGAACGGAAAGCAAGCTGAGATTCAATtgaaggtcaactggtgtatTCGAATTCCTGGCCTGGCGAAAATGTCAAGTGCATTCACAATCACGGCTGGCTCAACTGGCAGGCGCAAGCTCACCAACTGGCAGACAGCTGGCAGACAGCTGGCGAACACCAGCCCTAGCTCTCAGTGCTGTTTTATTGTATCATGTTGATAAAATACAATGTTCCACTGGTAAACATTCATTTTCCAAATCTGCCTTGATTTCAACTTCACTGCACAAGCCCAAAAGGTTCACTGAACCCATCAACGGGcgtttttctcttcttttccctctcCCCTCCTCTCAGTTCCACGGCTCATCATTCTTTTGGGCaattcaacttcatctttCCTCCCATCCATCTGTCTCCCATAAACTTTCTTCATATCCAAAGCCGGCGGTTTTTGATAGCCTCGTTCGTCCCTTGTGTGAGGAGGCGAAAGGCGTTCGCCGAACCCTGAGGCATGGATCACAGGTACATTGCCAACAGTGTTTTCTTATTCAAAAACTTCTGCTAATGGTTTGAGTCCTGTAGCCCGTCTTCTCACCAGCTCATGCTTAACAATGGAAAAGCCGGCATATGCTGGGAGTTTGAGCGAACCGGCACATGCAAGTACGGCAAAAGATGCCATTACGAGCACCCCACTACTTCTGCACAGAGGAGAGTAGAGCCACCGCCCGAAATTctcggcttcttcaacaacaatggcCTTGGAACCCCAAGCCCGAGTGTGGATGGCAAACTGCGAGAATGGAAGAGGCTGCTCGGCCGTCAAGCACCCGTCTCGCGTCCACCTCCAGCCACTGTTGCTCGATTCTTTCAACTTGCCCTGGAACTCATGGACGGCGACGTGAGCTCATATCAAGAAGTTATTAAAAATCTTGCAACGGAACAAGGCCTTTGTTTCGTAAAAGACGTCGTCGAACGACATCTTGATGTAGCTGTTCGGACTGGTCCCAGTATTACATTTTGGAACACGGAACTGAAGCCATTATTTCAGCTGATCACCAATCACCGTGTGATAGATTCTTCGATTCTTGAATCAGAGGTTGCAATGATATTTAACTTCATCCTTGGAGTTGGTGGCTCCCGAATGAGTCGACTCTTTGGATATCTCGCACAACTTGCGACTGAGTGGCCCGATAAAACGGCAGCAAAGCTGAAACTACCAGCCGTCGAGCTGTCGCTAGCCGTACTATCCAAGTTGATGGACTGCAATACTACAAACATTGTGAATCAGAATTTCACTACACTCATCGATCAGTTTGCCCAAATTGTGGCCGCAGAGGGCGATGAGCAAGAGACTTTTGCATCTCTCCAGTCTTTGAAGTACATTGACTACATTCGGCGACGACTGCAAACTGGTGATGACATCCCAACTCTTTCCGCCTTAACAAAGGGTGCAATCGCGCGAGAAGAGTTCGTTCTCCGCCGAGATTTACCGGGCACATTGTCAGCCGAAGGACCGAGACACGACAATGACTTCGCGGACATGTCAAAGATCAGCATTTTTCCAACCTGTGAAGAAATCATGTCACCGCGTGCAGAATACCTCCCAACCAATGATAGTTCACAGTGGCACATTGGTGGTATCCGGGGTCGACTTGACAGAGAGTTTCGCCTCCTACGGGAGGATACTATCGGTCAACTTCGAGACACTGTGCGAGATGTACTGGATAATATAAAGAAACCACAAGAGATGAGTGCAATAACTAAGAATAATCTCAGGACATACATGTATGAAGACCCTGTCCCAATCAGGATCGACATTAGCCGGAATGCTGGTTTAGAGGTTCAAGTCCGTTGTCAGCAATTGCCAGCTACAGCAAAGCTTGGGAAGAAAGATCGAGAAGAGTGGTGGCACCACAGCCGCAGGCTTCGAGCGGGTGCGCTTGTCTGCATCATTGATGTCTCTGGATCAGTTCAATTCTTCGTTGTTTCTCAGTCAACGTTAAGAAGCCGAACCGACCCCAACTTTCGGTCAAGAAAGGATAAGGTCGTAAGTACCGGCgagcaaggtcaacaagCAGCTAATACGCTCTCGGACGATCCAAATTCTCTATTTGTTACCTTGCAGCTCGTTAAtcatgacgaagaagatgtgGAAAATGTACTACGGTGGTACCGTGCAGTCGGCCCCGATCTGCAGCGCTACCTGGTCGAGTTCCCCGGAGTTCTCCTTGATTCATTTAGGCATACACTTGCAGCGCTACAACAAATGTATAAAAAGCAAGATATGCCGTTTAGTAATATCTTGGCTCCTACCTCTCAGGGTGAGCAGGTAGTGTTGAAGCCTCCCTTGTATGCTAGGAAGCCAATGTTCACCTTTGATCTTAGCTGTCTCGAGCAAGGTTTTGAGGTGTACCCTGAGGATTTACCAAGCTCGAATGAATTAGCTTGGATTTCGACCCTTGATGCAACACAGTCGTCCGCAGTTTTAAACACCTTGGCGCGAGAAGTTTCATTAATCCAGGGCCCCCCAGGAACTGGCAAGAGTTACACGGGAGAGAAGATTATTCAAATTTTGTTGGCAAATAAAGAAGAAGCGGAACTAGGTCCAATTCTCTGTGTGTGCTACACAAATCATGCTTTGGACCAACTTCTTGAGCATCTTTTAGATGCCGGAGTGGAAGGAATCATCCGCATTGGATCGCGATCGAAATCCGAGCGAATGACCGACCTTACTTTGCAACGAATTGTGAAGCGATTCGAAAAGACGAAAGCGGAAAAAGGGAAAATTGGAAAAGCTGAATCATTCTTGCACAGGACTGTGCAGCAGTTTGGTGAAGCACTGCAAGAACTGGCGCACTCCCAGTCTTGGAGTGCTATCAAGACGCTTCTTTTGGAAGAGTATCCCCATCAATACCACAGCATATTCCCAgaggcagaagaagatggatggaccaCTGTTATGCACCAGAAACCAGAAGATATGTTGAATCAGTGGCTGCAGGGAGGACATCACATCGCAGGTCCACTTCGGCCACTGTCAGCACTTGTACAGTCCAACTTGTTGGAAATGAGCAACCTGGAAAGATGTAACTTGTTTGAGTACTGGCTAAAGAGTATTCGAGACCCCATTATCTCATCGATTACAGAGCTCAACGTTGAATATTCTGAATACCTTGAGGAGCGAAGAAAGGTACAAGGAGATCTGGACCTCCGTTGCCTCCAGCAGGCAGACATCATTGGTGTAACGACGACAGGTCTCGCCAAAAATACCAAATTACTCCGTCGCTTAAGAAGCAAAGTAATGGTGTGCGAAGAGGCAGGAGAAGTGCTAGAAGCCCACATCTTGactgctcttcttccctccCTGGAGCATGCAATATTGATTGGCGATCATTTGCAACTTCGGCCCCAGATCAACAGCTTTGACCTGCAAAGCTCTAATCCAAGCGGCGTCCAGTACTCTTTGGATATGTCACTATTTGAGAGATTGGTGATACCACCACATCCGATAGACCCGCGTCTTCCTTACAGTTCTTTGGAGACACAACGACGGATGCATCCATCCGTGTCGGCGCTCGTTAGATCGACACTGTATCCAGATCTCAAAGACTCCGAAACAGTGCAACATTATCCTGAAATTTACGGAATGAAAAAGAGGTTATTCTGGTTACATCATGATAAACTTGAGACTGGAGCAAATGTCCATGATCCGCTGAGCACATCTCATTCAAACGactttgaagttgagatgACCACAGCACTTGTATCGCACTTGGTACGACAGGGTGAGTATGAGAAAGGCCAGATCGCGGTGTTGACTCCatatcttggccaacttCATAAACTCCGCCGCCGTATGGCATCGATCCTCGAAATTTTCCTCAACGAAAGAGACCAAGATGAACTGGCAGCCATGGACGACAACACAACTTTACCAATTCAATCAAATGCGCCCAATAACAGCAAGAGAACCCTTCTAAAAACCATAAGAATCGCCACAGTTGACAATTTCCAAGGCGAGGAAGCGGAAGTCGTTATAATTTCGCTGGTTCGAAGCAATACACAGAATAGATGCGGGTTTCTCAGCACAGCAAACAGAGTAAACGTACTTCTATCTCGCGCGAAACATGGGATGTACATTATCGGCAACTCAAACACATACAAGCATGTACCAATGTGGCATAATGTGATTGAAATGCTGGATAAGAGAGGCAACATTGGCACGAGCcttcagcttcaatgtcCGCGTCACCCTGACACATTCATACTGGTGAGCCAACCTGATGATTTCCTCATACACGCACCAGAGAGCGGATGCAATCTTCCTTGCCGAATGAGACTCCGATGTGGACATGTTTGTGCGGGTCGTTGCCATTCTCCTGCCCTTCACAACGCTGTGAAGTGTCAGGAACCTTGTGGCCGTTCATTGACAGGGTGTGAGCACCCATGTACTCGTCAATGTGGTGATATCTGCCCTCAAAGATGTTTTGCCAAAGTGAGAGACATTAACATCACGCTGCTCTGTGGCCATGTAGTGAAGGATGCACAGTGCTGGCAAGTGCAGGAACCGCACTTGATGAAGTGTACAGAGCCAGTCACCAAAATCGTCCCTGGATGCGGCCATCACGTTGTGGTGGCATGTAGCCAAGAAGTAGACCAACCCGGCTACGTCTGCaatgctgcatgtggtgtGCAGCTTGGGTGTGGGCATGAGTGCAAAGAGCAATGCTTCAACTGTAGGCCTCGAAAGGGTGGCAACGTTGTTCTCACACTTCACAGTCCTTGTGGACAGAAATGTGGCCGAAGCTACTCAACATGTCGACACAGTTGCAATCTCCCCTGCCACGAGGGTAGCGAATGCCCACCTTGTGATAAGCCCTGTGAGGTTATGTGCAGCCATTCGGAATGCAGCAGACTTTGCCATGAACCATGCGTGCCTTGTGCAGAAGAGCAGTGTCAGTCCTGCTGCCCACACGCCAAGTGTTCTATGCCATGTGCTGTACCCTGCGATTGGGTTCCTTGCTCAAGGCGCTgtgagaagctgctcgagtGCGGACATCAATGTAAGTTTCACAGCTGTTGCGGCGGTGATGCGGATTTCTCATGTTGCGATATGCCATACTGATGCGTTGTTTGGATCAGGTCCATCTATTTGTGGCGAAGAATGCCCTGATAGTAGATTTTGTCAATCGTGCGCATCCGAGGATATTAAGTCCGTGTGCGTTGACTTTTTAGAATTGAAGGAGTACCGGGAGGTTGACCTCGATCAGCAACCGTGTGTTTTCCCGGATTGTGGGCACTTCCTTACAATAACCTCCATGGATCGTCAACTGGACATGGCCTCGCATTACGATATGGACTTGTATGACAAGCCGGCGAATATTAACAAGCAGTCAGAGCCATTCTCAATGGATGGAACTGTCGCCACCGTATGTGCCACATGCAGAGGATCGCTTCGAAACATTGCTAGGTACGGGCGTATTGTGCGTCGTGCAATTCTTGACGAGGCAACCAAGAAATTTATCTCTTGGTCAAACATGGAATATAGGTCGCTTTCCGCAAAGTTCCTCAAAGCCCAGGAAGCCCTCGGCCAGGCGGCTAACCTAGGTCAAGCAACAACAG is a window of Pochonia chlamydosporia 170 chromosome 5, whole genome shotgun sequence DNA encoding:
- a CDS encoding catalytic protein (similar to Metarhizium robertsii ARSEF 23 XP_007826521.1), giving the protein MPSPPPLPPRSPSYLSPYSHANTLLHTSDPRISSTQSLVPSETSLTKRKLLIIYIHGFYGNDQSFKSFPAHVHALLKELLFDTHVIHSKIYPRYKTYKAIEVARDNFSAWLEPHEGDGTDVVLVGHSMGGLLAADVIMMPNTRPYKQQKFKHRILGTIALDSPFLGLHPGIVVSGIASLFQPSPKLEDQPQSETHSLGRPPGSDASSSFYAQSSIDSEIDLADVETYTRPQRQPNDPHFDPPYPNDAPFREKSFVKRLINFTTKHKREGLFNAVGKHILSHLEFGGCLADYRGLNLRYNRLRALEDVDEIKAMVEGHPAGAYARVRFVNYYTLSPGRPKAAKAEDVATQGTEATSDWAELQLAELDIQDTHAEPSVADTEISDTPEKRVDESIEFEEENPAPQTTDGPGVNSSPDSQDQPEGELSPLNTPNLSTDEHDTRPISMQDIEPIPLTESETLESQSQDATVTDDLDLPPIPDLPRKPTLPDLDATLDKDAKHQAEKETRRIEKAYTQAVKDRAKAIQEREKLLEKRRKRAAKDAEKQAKEAERLRLKQVKEDEKRRIREEDRPSESVSSEVTQPNQDGSEEGKKPKKLKKFCTLPSKREGARDPTWVDVYMDGMDEVGAHCGLFFSGPHYDKLVGDVGSRIAQWVEDDLTKRAILEVD
- a CDS encoding heterokaryon incompatibility (similar to Cordyceps militaris CM01 XP_006668353.1); this translates as MKKLSRILSRRRPDDADSDSERHRRRAGTPTAAGASGSGSGSGPPATGFHQLPSSSRRGTGSKVALGRTHRELRNGVSGGCIVADGSLDANASNSHIHIHINVRDDASSGISDASEQSARKQFLTKTCPRCVAIDFPQLLDWKQGQPRPWVPLSHVLVPPPSLPPSPPADADVPGMKGQTPPGAPQCPFCVFFRAMIGPIPAVGDGTAKFHPYLRIRQAFERLDGVGERHELAGSVLMEVMTKKKSLPWGYLLKAEEGEDDGMATYLAGDGEKARIRGRLVSPMINPALPRAWLDYCSTNHVGAGCTAPVKAVEGLRLIDCNEMRVVAADEVEHRGLGKMEYLTLSYVWSQTGLDSSPDMPFDHSALLLDSDGHLPESVPSLFADAIAFTTTLGFQYLWIDRFCLQVSPLERRKQIDLMGEIYSRSSLTLIIAAEDTTLTGIPGLSTPREDQLSLKTKTGLYTTSLIRPDLEVASSKWASRAWTFQEGLLSRRRLIFTPSQIYFQCRTLHCHESISLPLRLAPSVTLGRIFPIGDGCPKQSGQFKDLIKAYMCRDLTNNEERLDAFKALLGEYARMDGLAVKHFLGLPLFHPDDFVTSRVVSETDRLATSLGWICDWTGSFETPTEPSCYRTNSFPSWTWLAWNLREGLTPVDNRFSFNLVGNTSPILDGVSAAPRMEISVGFKDGMVLSWEIDGDAIARKDDAITFLRLETFCFDLSFTVDPDTRLAKLKDVALSRGNRALVEAMVSASLTSEQKGMDPKREFKCLGVLVSGRRWKEDDCAATALICARTAWEEEGPWVRLGAVAIECESFAGDGDNDGVLKGIDVDEGEKKDLVVQLRELDLY